A window of the Gossypium hirsutum isolate 1008001.06 chromosome A05, Gossypium_hirsutum_v2.1, whole genome shotgun sequence genome harbors these coding sequences:
- the LOC107959783 gene encoding transcription factor GTE4 isoform X1, whose product MCMASGIVAGEGKGGEREKQRYSESKVYTRKAFKGSKKSSLLNSTVNSSNPNPNPNHHYHNNNNNNTSNNHENNADGAAENDTDVTITAVPNTNDHHHNNKNDNNADRAAVNNTDVTATAVPNTNGNSNHPVEIPAQPLRLELGDSAHQQPGPRVDTAASDDCSSFNKQVAMTGELKPSSENQVKINLASRSKQEMGELRRKLVSELDLVRSLVKRIEAKEAQIRGFSNAPVPLNNAVDYGFNRVQPELASVGISQEPLKKSRPLNQLNISALENSQGVNENLEKEKRTPKANQFYCNSEFLVAKDKFPPAESNKKLKLNGKKQGGGEFTHGFGMGNKFFKSCSSLLERLMKHKHGWVFNSPVDVKGLGLHDYYSVIKHPMDLGTVKTRLGKNWFKSPREFAEDVRLTFQNAMTYNPKGQDVHVMAEQLSKIFEGKWASIEADYIRDMRLAVEYDVSLRMPTPRKAHSLLPLPLDTSRILDRSESMTRLIDPRPKLIATTPLGRTPAPKKPKAKDPYKRDMTYEEKQKLSTNLQSLPSEKLDNIVQIIKRRNSAVLQHDDEIEVDIDSVDTETLWELDRFVTNYKKSLSKSKRKAELSIQARAEAVQIVPEKVKLQTMAPVLVEVPKETTTNEQNVSRSLVEEKPGDAASRSSSSSSSSSDSGSSSSDSDSESSSASGSDAGHSPRA is encoded by the exons ATGTGTATGGCTTCGGGGATAGTAGCTGGAGAAGGAAAAGGTGGTGAGAGAGAGAAACAGAGGTACAGTGAGAGCAAGGTTTATACCAGGAAAGCGTTCAAGGGTTCCAAGAAAAGTAGTCTTCTCAACTCCACTGTTAACAGTAGCAACCCCAACCCCAACCCCAACCACCACTaccacaacaacaacaacaacaacaccaGCAACAACCACGAGAACAATGCGGATGGGGCTGCTGAGAATGACACTGATGTCACCATAACAGCTGTACCTAACACCAACGACCACCACCACAACAACAAAAATGACAACAACGCGGATAGGGCTGCTGTGAACAACACTGATGTCACCGCAACAGCTGTCCCCAACACCAACGGAAACAGCAACCATCCTGTTGAAATACCTGCTCAGCCTCTTCGTTTGGAGTTGGGGGATTCAGCTCACCAACAGCCTGGTCCTCGCGTAGATACTGCTGCGTCTGATGACTGTTCAAGTTTTAATAAGCAGGTGGCTATGACTGGAGAATTGAAGCCTAGTTCTGAGAACCAGGTGAAGATCAATTTGGCTTCAAGGTCAAAGCAGGAGATGGGGGAACTGAGGAGGAAGTTGGTAAGTGAGCTTGATTTGGTTAGGAGTTTGGTGAAGAGGATTGAAGCTAAAGAAGCGCAAATAAGAGGGTTTAGTAATGCCCCTGTTCCTTTGAATAATGCTGTTGATTATGGTTTCAATAGGGTTCAACCAGAGCTGGCCTCAGTAGGCATTTCTCAGGAGCCTCTTAAGAAATCAAGGCCTTTGAATCAGTTGAATATTTCTGCCTTGGAAAATAGTCAGGGTGTAAATGAAAATTTGGAGAAGGAGAAAAGGACGCCTAAGGCAAATCAGTTTTATTGTAATTCTGAGTTTTTGGTTGCAAAAGATAAGTTTCCTCCAGCTGAGAGtaacaagaaattgaaattaaatgggAAGAAGCAAGGAGGAGGTGAATTCACACACGGGTTTGGCATGGGTAATAAGTTCTTTAAGAGCTGTAGTTCTTTGCTTGAAAGACTAATGAAGCACAAGCATGGTTGGGTCTTTAATTCTCCTGTTGATGTCAAAGGTCTTGGTTTGCATGATTACTATAGTGTCATTAAGCATCCCATGGATTTGGGCACTGTGAAAACAAGGCTTGGTAAAAACTGGTTCAAGTCACCAAGAGAGTTTGCAGAGGATGTGAGATTGACGTTTCAGAATGCCATGACATATAATCCTAAGGGACAAGATGTTCATGTAATGGCAGAGCAGTTATCAAAGATATTTGAGGGCAAATGGGCTTCTATAGAGGCAGATTATATTCGAGATATGAGACTTGCAGTAGAATATGATGTGAGTCTCCGTATGCCAACACCAAGAAAGGCACATTCATTGCTACCACTTCCGCTTGATACAAGTAGGATCTTGGATAGGTCAGAGTCAATGACACGCCTTATTGATCCAAGACCAAAACTAATTGCTACAACTCCTTTGGGTAGGACTCCTGCTCCAAAAAAGCCTAAAGCAAAGGATCCTTACAAGagggatatgacttatgaagagaAGCAGAAGCTTAGCACTAACCTTCAAAGTTTGCCTTCAGAGAAGCTGGACAACATTGTACAGATTATTAAAAGAAGGAATTCAGCTGTCCTTCAACATGACGATGAAATAGAAGTAGACATTGACAGTGTGGATACTGAGACTCTTTGGGAGCTGGATAGATTTGTTACCAACTACAAGAAAAGTTTGAGCAAAAGCAAGAGAAAGGCTGAACTTTCCATTCAAGCCAGAGCAGAAGCTGTGCAGATTGTACCTGAGAAAGTAAag TTGCAGACCATGGCTCCTGTTTTGGTGGAAGTGCCCAAGGAAACCACAACTA ATGAACAGAATGTGTCCAggtcacttgttgaagaaaaacCGGGAGATGCTGCTAGTAGGTCCAGTAGTTCAAGTAGCTCTAGCAGTGATTCTGGATCTTCTTCAAGTG ACTCTGATAGTGAAAGTTCCTCTGCCTCTGGATCTGATGCTGGACATTCACCTAGAGCTTGA
- the LOC107959783 gene encoding transcription factor GTE4 isoform X2: MCMASGIVAGEGKGGEREKQRYSESKVYTRKAFKGSKKSSLLNSTVNSSNPNPNPNHHYHNNNNNNTSNNHENNADGAAENDTDVTITAVPNTNDHHHNNKNDNNADRAAVNNTDVTATAVPNTNGNSNHPVEIPAQPLRLELGDSAHQQPGPRVDTAASDDCSSFNKQVAMTGELKPSSENQVKINLASRSKQEMGELRRKLVSELDLVRSLVKRIEAKEAQIRGFSNAPVPLNNAVDYGFNRVQPELASVGISQEPLKKSRPLNQLNISALENSQGVNENLEKEKRTPKANQFYCNSEFLVAKDKFPPAESNKKLKLNGKKQGGGEFTHGFGMGNKFFKSCSSLLERLMKHKHGWVFNSPVDVKGLGLHDYYSVIKHPMDLGTVKTRLGKNWFKSPREFAEDVRLTFQNAMTYNPKGQDVHVMAEQLSKIFEGKWASIEADYIRDMRLAVEYDVSLRMPTPRKAHSLLPLPLDTSRILDRSESMTRLIDPRPKLIATTPLGRTPAPKKPKAKDPYKRDMTYEEKQKLSTNLQSLPSEKLDNIVQIIKRRNSAVLQHDDEIEVDIDSVDTETLWELDRFVTNYKKSLSKSKRKAELSIQARAEAVQIVPEKLQTMAPVLVEVPKETTTNEQNVSRSLVEEKPGDAASRSSSSSSSSSDSGSSSSDSDSESSSASGSDAGHSPRA, encoded by the exons ATGTGTATGGCTTCGGGGATAGTAGCTGGAGAAGGAAAAGGTGGTGAGAGAGAGAAACAGAGGTACAGTGAGAGCAAGGTTTATACCAGGAAAGCGTTCAAGGGTTCCAAGAAAAGTAGTCTTCTCAACTCCACTGTTAACAGTAGCAACCCCAACCCCAACCCCAACCACCACTaccacaacaacaacaacaacaacaccaGCAACAACCACGAGAACAATGCGGATGGGGCTGCTGAGAATGACACTGATGTCACCATAACAGCTGTACCTAACACCAACGACCACCACCACAACAACAAAAATGACAACAACGCGGATAGGGCTGCTGTGAACAACACTGATGTCACCGCAACAGCTGTCCCCAACACCAACGGAAACAGCAACCATCCTGTTGAAATACCTGCTCAGCCTCTTCGTTTGGAGTTGGGGGATTCAGCTCACCAACAGCCTGGTCCTCGCGTAGATACTGCTGCGTCTGATGACTGTTCAAGTTTTAATAAGCAGGTGGCTATGACTGGAGAATTGAAGCCTAGTTCTGAGAACCAGGTGAAGATCAATTTGGCTTCAAGGTCAAAGCAGGAGATGGGGGAACTGAGGAGGAAGTTGGTAAGTGAGCTTGATTTGGTTAGGAGTTTGGTGAAGAGGATTGAAGCTAAAGAAGCGCAAATAAGAGGGTTTAGTAATGCCCCTGTTCCTTTGAATAATGCTGTTGATTATGGTTTCAATAGGGTTCAACCAGAGCTGGCCTCAGTAGGCATTTCTCAGGAGCCTCTTAAGAAATCAAGGCCTTTGAATCAGTTGAATATTTCTGCCTTGGAAAATAGTCAGGGTGTAAATGAAAATTTGGAGAAGGAGAAAAGGACGCCTAAGGCAAATCAGTTTTATTGTAATTCTGAGTTTTTGGTTGCAAAAGATAAGTTTCCTCCAGCTGAGAGtaacaagaaattgaaattaaatgggAAGAAGCAAGGAGGAGGTGAATTCACACACGGGTTTGGCATGGGTAATAAGTTCTTTAAGAGCTGTAGTTCTTTGCTTGAAAGACTAATGAAGCACAAGCATGGTTGGGTCTTTAATTCTCCTGTTGATGTCAAAGGTCTTGGTTTGCATGATTACTATAGTGTCATTAAGCATCCCATGGATTTGGGCACTGTGAAAACAAGGCTTGGTAAAAACTGGTTCAAGTCACCAAGAGAGTTTGCAGAGGATGTGAGATTGACGTTTCAGAATGCCATGACATATAATCCTAAGGGACAAGATGTTCATGTAATGGCAGAGCAGTTATCAAAGATATTTGAGGGCAAATGGGCTTCTATAGAGGCAGATTATATTCGAGATATGAGACTTGCAGTAGAATATGATGTGAGTCTCCGTATGCCAACACCAAGAAAGGCACATTCATTGCTACCACTTCCGCTTGATACAAGTAGGATCTTGGATAGGTCAGAGTCAATGACACGCCTTATTGATCCAAGACCAAAACTAATTGCTACAACTCCTTTGGGTAGGACTCCTGCTCCAAAAAAGCCTAAAGCAAAGGATCCTTACAAGagggatatgacttatgaagagaAGCAGAAGCTTAGCACTAACCTTCAAAGTTTGCCTTCAGAGAAGCTGGACAACATTGTACAGATTATTAAAAGAAGGAATTCAGCTGTCCTTCAACATGACGATGAAATAGAAGTAGACATTGACAGTGTGGATACTGAGACTCTTTGGGAGCTGGATAGATTTGTTACCAACTACAAGAAAAGTTTGAGCAAAAGCAAGAGAAAGGCTGAACTTTCCATTCAAGCCAGAGCAGAAGCTGTGCAGATTGTACCTGAGAAA TTGCAGACCATGGCTCCTGTTTTGGTGGAAGTGCCCAAGGAAACCACAACTA ATGAACAGAATGTGTCCAggtcacttgttgaagaaaaacCGGGAGATGCTGCTAGTAGGTCCAGTAGTTCAAGTAGCTCTAGCAGTGATTCTGGATCTTCTTCAAGTG ACTCTGATAGTGAAAGTTCCTCTGCCTCTGGATCTGATGCTGGACATTCACCTAGAGCTTGA
- the LOC107959782 gene encoding transcription factor GTE4: MCMASGIVVGEGKDVEREKQRYSGSKVYTRKAFKGSKKNNLLNSTVNSSDPNHHHHLHDTTTTITTTSDNNLDNNNKNDNNVGRAALNDTDVTTTAVPNTNDYSNHPVEIPAQPFPLEFGDSAHQQPGPRADTAVSDDCSSLNKQVAVAGALKPSSENQVKLNLASRSKQEMAELRRKLVSELDLVRSLVKRIEAKEVQIRVFSNAPVSLNNAVDYGLNRVQPEPALVGISQEPVKKSRPLNQLNISVLENNQGATENLEKEKRTPKANQFYHNSEFLLAKDKFPPAESNKKLKLNGKKQGGGEFTHGFGMGNKLFKNCSSLLERLMKHKHGWVFNSPVDVKGLGLHDYYSVIKHPMDLGTVKTRLSKNWYKSPREFAEDVRLTFQNAMTYNPKGQDVHVMAEQLSKIFEGKWASIEADYIRDMRLAVEYEVSLRMPTPRKAHSMLPPPLDTRRILDRSESMTRPVDPRPKLIATTPLGRTPAPKKPKAKDPYKRDMTYEEKQKLSTNLQSLPSEKLDNIVQIIKKRNSAVLQHDEEIEVDIDSVDTETLWELDRFVTNYKKSLSKNKRKAELSIQARAEAAQTVPEKLQTMAPVLVEVPKQNTTNEQNISRLLVEEEKQGDAANRSSSSSSSSSDSGSSSSDSDSESSSASGSDAGHSPRA; encoded by the exons ATGTGTATGGCTTCGGGGATAGTAGTTGGAGAAGGAAAAGATGTTGAGAGAGAGAAACAGAGGTACAGTGGGAGCAAGGTTTATACCAGGAAAGCGTTCAAGGGTTCCAAGAAAAACAATCTTCTCAACTCCACTGTTAACAGTAGCGACCccaaccaccaccaccacctccacgACACCACCACCACTATCACCACCACCTCTGACAACAACCtcgacaacaacaacaaaaatgacAACAACGTGGGTAGGGCTGCTTTGAACGACACTGATGTCACCACAACAGCTGTCCCTAACACCAACGACTACAGCAACCACCCTGTTGAAATACCTGCTCAGCCTTTTCCTTTGGAGTTTGGGGATTCAGCTCACCAACAGCCTGGCCCTCGTGCGGATACTGCTGTGTCTGATGACTGTTCAAGCCTTAATAAGCAGGTGGCTGTTGCCGGAGCATTGAAGCCTAGTTCCGAGAACCAGGTGAAGCTCAATTTGGCTTCAAGGTCAAAGCAGGAGATGGCGGAACTGAGGAGGAAGTTGGTAAGTGAGCTTGATTTGGTAAGGAGTTTGGTGAAGAGGATTGAAGCTAAAGAAGTGCAAATAAGGGTGTTTAGTAATGCCCCTGTTTCTTTGAATAATGCTGTTGATTATGGTTTGAATAGGGTTCAACCAGAGCCGGCCTTGGTAGGCATCTCTCAGGAACCTGTTAAGAAATCAAGGCCTTTGAATCAGTTGAATATTTCTGTCTTGGAAAATAATCAGGGTGCAACTGAAAATTTGGAGAAGGAGAAAAGGACGCCTAAGGCaaatcagttttatcataattcTGAGTTTTTGCTTGCAAAAGATAAGTTTCCTCCAGCTGAGAGTAACAAGAAGTTGAAATTAAACGGGAAGAAGCAAGGTGGAGGTGAATTCACACATGGGTTTGGCATGGGTAATAAGTTATTTAAGAACTGTAGTTCTTTGCTTGAAAGACTAATGAAGCACAAGCATGGTTGGGTCTTTAATTCTCCTGTTGATGTCAAAGGTCTTGGTTTGCATGATTACTATAGTGTCATTAAGCATCCCATGGATTTGGGCACTGTGAAAACAAGGCTTAGCAAAAACTGGTACAAGTCTCCTAGAGAGTTTGCAGAGGATGTGAGATTGACGTTTCAGAATGCCATGACATATAATCCTAAGGGACAAGATGTTCATGTAATGGCAGAGCAGTTATCAAAGATATTTGAGGGCAAATGGGCTTCTATAGAGGCAGACTATATTCGAGATATGAGACTTGCAGTAGAATATGAAGTGAGTCTACGTATGCCAACACCAAGAAAGGCACATTCAATGCTACCACCTCCGCTTGATACAAGAAGGATCTTGGATAGATCAGAGTCAATGACACGCCCTGTTGATCCAAGACCAAAACTAATTGCTACTACTCCTTTGGGTAGGACTCCTGCTCCAAAAAAGCCTAAAGCGAAGGATCCTTACAAGagggatatgacttatgaagagaAGCAGAAGCTTAGCACTAACCTTCAAAGTTTGCCTTCAGAGAAGCTGGACAACATTGTACAGATTATTAAGAAAAGGAATTCAGCGGTCCTTCAACATGATGAAGAAATAGAAGTAGACATTGACAGTGTGGATACCGAGACTCTTTGGGAGCTGGATAGATTTGTTACCAACTACAAGAAAAGTTTGAGCAAAAACAAGAGAAAGGCTGAACTTTCCATTCAAGCCAGAGCAGAAGCTGCGCAGACTGTACCTgagaaa TTGCAGACTATGGCTCCTGTTTTGGTGGAAGTGCCCAAGCAAAACACAACTA ATGAACAGAATATTTCCAGATTACTTGTTGAAGAAGAAAAACAGGGAGATGCTGCTAATAGGTCGAGTAGTTCAAGTAGCTCTAGCAGTGATTCTGGGTCTTCTTCAAGTG ACTCTGATAGTGAAAGTTCCTCGGCCTCTGGATCTGATGCTGGACATTCACCTAGAGCTTGA